In one Parageobacillus genomosp. 1 genomic region, the following are encoded:
- the hslV gene encoding ATP-dependent protease subunit HslV, which yields MEQFHATTIFAIRHNGKAAMAGDGQVTFGNAVVMKHTAKKVRRLFQGKVLAGFAGSVADAFTLFEMFEGKLEEFNGNLPRAAVELAKEWRSDKVLRRLEAMLIVMDERHLLLISGTGEVIEPDDGILAIGSGGNYALAAGRALKQYAGDQLSAKEIAKAALEIAANICVYTNDHIIVEEL from the coding sequence ATGGAACAGTTTCACGCGACGACGATTTTTGCGATCCGCCATAACGGAAAAGCGGCGATGGCAGGGGACGGTCAAGTCACATTTGGAAACGCGGTGGTCATGAAACATACGGCCAAAAAAGTGCGGCGGTTATTTCAAGGAAAAGTGTTGGCCGGATTTGCCGGATCTGTAGCCGACGCCTTTACATTGTTTGAAATGTTTGAAGGAAAGCTGGAAGAGTTTAATGGCAACTTGCCGCGCGCTGCCGTGGAGCTGGCGAAAGAGTGGCGCAGTGACAAAGTGTTGCGCCGTCTCGAAGCGATGTTAATTGTCATGGATGAACGCCATTTACTGCTCATATCGGGAACAGGCGAAGTCATCGAGCCGGATGACGGCATTTTAGCGATCGGCTCCGGCGGAAACTATGCACTGGCGGCAGGGCGTGCGTTGAAGCAATACGCCGGAGATCAATTGTCGGCGAAAGAGATTGCCAAAGCGGCGCTAGAAATAGCGGCCAATATTTGTGTGTATACGAACGATCACATTATTGTGGAGGAATTGTAA
- the hslU gene encoding HslU--HslV peptidase ATPase subunit — MSEALTPRQIVEKLDQFIVGQKEAKKAVAIALRNRYRRSLLDEKLRDEVVPKNILMIGPTGVGKTEIARRLAKLVGAPFVKVEATKFTEVGYVGRDVESMVRDLVETSVRLVKERKLNEVKDRAEQQANKRLVELLVPGKQKQTLKNPLELLFGGGQSYQQETNHGHEDEHIEQKRKQVAWQLANGQLEDEMVTIEVEEQQPMLFDFLQGAGVEQMGMNMQDALSSLIPKRRKKRRLKVSEARKVLTNEEAQKLIDMDEVTQEAVRLAEQSGIIFIDEIDKIARSGPSTSSADVSREGVQRDILPIVEGSTVMTKYGPVKTDHILFIAAGAFHMAKPSDLIPELQGRFPIRVELTKLSVDDFVRILVEPHNALIKQYKALLATEGINLEFSDDAIRKIAEVAFEVNQTTDNIGARRLHTIMEKLLEDLLFEAPDITLDKVVITPQYVEQKLGNIVKNKDLSEFIL, encoded by the coding sequence ATGTCGGAAGCACTTACACCTCGGCAAATTGTCGAGAAGCTCGATCAATTCATCGTCGGGCAAAAAGAAGCGAAAAAAGCGGTGGCGATTGCGTTAAGAAACCGATACCGCCGCAGTTTGCTTGACGAAAAATTGCGCGACGAGGTAGTCCCGAAAAATATTTTGATGATCGGTCCGACAGGGGTCGGCAAAACGGAAATTGCGAGACGGCTGGCAAAGCTGGTCGGGGCGCCGTTTGTGAAAGTGGAAGCAACGAAGTTTACCGAAGTCGGATATGTCGGCCGCGACGTCGAATCGATGGTGCGCGACCTTGTCGAAACGTCCGTGCGGCTCGTGAAGGAGCGGAAATTGAACGAAGTGAAAGACCGCGCCGAACAGCAGGCCAATAAGCGGCTTGTCGAGCTGTTAGTGCCAGGAAAACAAAAGCAAACGCTCAAAAACCCTCTTGAATTATTATTTGGCGGTGGGCAATCGTACCAGCAAGAGACGAATCACGGGCATGAAGATGAGCATATTGAACAAAAACGGAAACAAGTCGCCTGGCAGCTTGCCAACGGTCAGCTAGAGGATGAAATGGTGACGATCGAAGTGGAGGAGCAGCAGCCGATGCTGTTTGATTTCCTGCAGGGAGCCGGCGTCGAGCAAATGGGGATGAACATGCAGGATGCGCTCAGCAGCCTCATTCCGAAGCGCCGCAAGAAAAGAAGACTGAAAGTGAGCGAGGCGCGCAAAGTGCTGACGAATGAGGAAGCGCAAAAGCTCATTGATATGGACGAAGTCACGCAAGAGGCAGTCCGCCTCGCCGAACAATCCGGCATCATTTTTATCGACGAAATCGATAAAATTGCGCGCAGCGGGCCGTCGACGTCTTCCGCCGATGTGTCAAGGGAAGGGGTTCAGCGCGATATTTTACCGATTGTCGAAGGTTCGACGGTCATGACCAAATACGGTCCGGTAAAGACCGATCATATTTTGTTTATTGCTGCCGGGGCGTTTCATATGGCGAAACCGTCCGATTTAATCCCTGAACTGCAAGGGCGTTTCCCGATTCGCGTCGAATTAACGAAACTTTCGGTGGATGATTTCGTAAGGATATTGGTAGAGCCTCATAACGCGCTCATTAAACAATATAAGGCGCTTTTGGCAACAGAAGGTATAAATCTTGAATTTTCTGACGATGCTATTCGTAAGATTGCTGAAGTGGCCTTTGAAGTGAATCAGACGACCGATAATATCGGGGCAAGACGCTTGCACACGATCATGGAAAAACTGCTCGAAGATTTATTGTTTGAAGCCCCGGATATTACGCTCGACAAAGTGGTGATAACACCGCAGTACGTTGAGCAAAAGTTAGGCAATATTGTCAAAAACAAAGATTTAAGTGAATTTATTTTGTAA
- the codY gene encoding GTP-sensing pleiotropic transcriptional regulator CodY has translation MNLLEKTRKINAMLQRAAGRPVNFKEMAETLCEVIEANVFVVSRRGKLLGFAIKQSIENERMKRMLEERQFPEEYTKNLFNITETSPNIDINSEYTAFPVENRDLFKTGLTTIVPINGGGERLGTLILSRLDREFNDDDLILAEYGATVVGMEILREKAEEIEEEARSKAVVQMAISSLSYSELEAIEHIFEELEGTEGLLVASKIADRVGITRSVIVNALRKLESAGVIESRSLGMKGTYIKVLNDKFLTELEKLKSS, from the coding sequence ATGAATTTATTAGAGAAGACAAGAAAGATTAACGCAATGCTGCAAAGAGCAGCAGGACGACCAGTAAACTTTAAAGAAATGGCGGAAACGCTCTGCGAAGTTATCGAAGCAAACGTATTCGTCGTCAGCCGCCGCGGCAAGCTGCTTGGCTTTGCCATTAAACAATCGATTGAAAATGAACGAATGAAAAGAATGCTCGAAGAGCGTCAATTCCCGGAAGAATATACGAAAAACTTATTTAACATTACGGAAACATCCCCTAATATCGATATTAATAGCGAATATACCGCATTTCCAGTAGAAAATCGTGACTTATTTAAAACGGGCTTGACGACGATCGTGCCAATCAACGGCGGCGGCGAACGTCTTGGAACGCTCATTTTATCGCGGTTAGATCGCGAATTTAACGATGACGACCTTATTTTGGCGGAGTACGGCGCAACGGTAGTCGGAATGGAAATTTTGCGGGAAAAAGCGGAAGAAATTGAAGAAGAAGCACGCAGCAAAGCGGTTGTGCAAATGGCGATCAGCTCCTTGTCTTACAGCGAGTTAGAAGCGATTGAACATATTTTTGAAGAATTAGAAGGTACGGAAGGGCTGCTTGTCGCAAGCAAAATTGCCGACCGCGTCGGCATTACCCGCTCGGTCATCGTCAATGCCCTCCGCAAACTAGAAAGCGCCGGCGTTATTGAATCGCGTTCGCTTGGTATGAAAGGAACCTATATTAAAGTCTTAAATGATAAATTTTTGACGGAATTAGAAAAATTGAAATCGAGCTAA
- the fliE gene encoding flagellar hook-basal body complex protein FliE yields MKGIDKMIQGIERALFSQTANVAKQTKPIEAQKQFSAFLKEALNKVNEEQVQADRLTEKLVKGENVDLHQVMIASQKASISLQLTLEIRNKVVEAYQEMMRMQI; encoded by the coding sequence ATAAAGGGGATAGACAAGATGATACAAGGAATCGAACGCGCGTTGTTTTCGCAAACAGCGAATGTTGCTAAGCAGACAAAGCCGATAGAGGCGCAAAAACAGTTTTCTGCCTTTTTAAAAGAAGCGCTCAATAAAGTCAATGAGGAGCAAGTGCAGGCAGACCGGCTGACCGAAAAGTTAGTGAAAGGCGAAAACGTCGATTTACACCAAGTGATGATCGCTTCGCAAAAAGCGAGCATTTCCTTGCAGCTTACGTTAGAAATCCGCAATAAAGTGGTTGAAGCATATCAAGAAATGATGCGGATGCAAATATAG
- the fliG gene encoding flagellar motor switch protein FliG, whose product MAKHDKKGGLTGRQKAAILLISLGPDVSASVYKHLSEEEIEKLTLEISNVRQVTTDEKEEVLEEFHQIALAQNYIAQGGIAYAKEVLEKALGPEKAMNIINRLTSALMVRPFDFARKADPMQILNFIQNEHPQTIALILSYLEPAQAGQILSALPQEMQADVARRIAIMDSTSPDIINEVEQILERRLSTTVVQDYTQAGGIGAVVEVLNQVDRSTERTILDALEIQDPELAEEIKKRMFVFEDIVTLDNRAIQRVIREVDNNDLMLALKVASDEVKEVVFRNMSTRMAETFKEEMQYMGPVRLRDVEEAQSRIVAVIRRLEEAGEIVIARGGGDDIIV is encoded by the coding sequence ATGGCAAAGCATGACAAAAAAGGGGGGCTGACGGGCAGACAAAAAGCAGCCATTCTGCTCATTTCCCTTGGCCCCGATGTTTCCGCCTCCGTTTATAAACATTTATCGGAAGAAGAAATTGAGAAACTAACATTGGAAATTTCCAATGTTCGTCAAGTAACGACGGATGAGAAAGAAGAAGTGCTAGAGGAATTTCATCAAATTGCACTGGCACAAAATTATATTGCCCAAGGCGGAATTGCTTATGCGAAGGAAGTGTTAGAAAAGGCGCTCGGTCCGGAGAAAGCGATGAACATCATCAACCGGCTCACATCCGCTTTGATGGTGCGACCGTTCGATTTTGCGCGCAAAGCTGACCCGATGCAAATATTAAACTTTATTCAAAACGAACACCCGCAAACTATTGCGCTTATTCTTTCGTATCTGGAACCTGCGCAGGCCGGACAGATTTTGTCCGCTCTGCCGCAAGAAATGCAGGCTGATGTGGCGCGGCGCATCGCTATAATGGATAGCACCTCGCCAGACATTATTAACGAAGTGGAACAAATTTTAGAACGACGGCTATCGACAACAGTAGTGCAAGACTATACGCAGGCGGGCGGCATCGGAGCAGTCGTTGAAGTATTGAATCAAGTCGACCGCAGCACGGAGCGAACGATTCTCGACGCTCTGGAAATTCAAGATCCGGAACTGGCCGAGGAAATTAAAAAGCGGATGTTTGTCTTCGAAGATATTGTCACTCTTGATAATCGCGCGATCCAGCGCGTCATTCGCGAAGTGGACAACAATGATTTAATGTTGGCGCTGAAAGTAGCGAGTGACGAAGTAAAAGAAGTTGTGTTCCGCAATATGTCGACGCGCATGGCCGAAACGTTTAAGGAAGAAATGCAGTATATGGGACCTGTCCGTCTGCGAGATGTCGAAGAAGCTCAGTCACGGATTGTCGCTGTAATTCGCCGTCTCGAAGAAGCAGGAGAGATTGTCATTGCCCGCGGGGGAGGGGATGATATCATTGTCTAA
- the fliJ gene encoding flagellar export protein FliJ, with amino-acid sequence MEYAFKLQKVLTMKENEKNLAMREYNEAVRRFEEAAEKLYRLLKQKEEHEDMHKQKLQLGLSVQDIRHFQQYIASLERTIHHYQILVMQAREQMQRKQIKLTELNMEVKKYEKMKEKYIQAVQHAEKMQDSKWMDEISVQRFVYRGDS; translated from the coding sequence ATGGAATATGCGTTTAAGCTGCAAAAAGTACTGACGATGAAAGAAAACGAAAAAAATTTGGCGATGAGAGAATACAATGAAGCAGTGCGTCGCTTTGAGGAAGCGGCGGAAAAATTATATCGCTTGCTGAAACAAAAAGAGGAACACGAAGACATGCATAAGCAAAAACTTCAATTAGGGCTGTCCGTTCAAGACATCCGCCATTTTCAACAGTATATCGCCAGTCTAGAGCGAACGATTCATCATTATCAAATTTTAGTGATGCAGGCTAGGGAACAAATGCAGCGCAAACAAATAAAACTGACCGAGCTGAATATGGAAGTAAAAAAGTACGAAAAAATGAAAGAAAAATATATACAGGCCGTTCAGCACGCGGAAAAGATGCAAGACAGCAAATGGATGGACGAAATTTCTGTTCAACGCTTTGTATATCGGGGAGATTCATGA
- the xerC gene encoding tyrosine recombinase XerC, whose amino-acid sequence MENSKIALQLFIEYLQIEKNYSQYTIVCYRQDIEQFFEFMHEQGIEHLHEVTYSDVRLYLTKLYNQKQSSRSISRKISSLRSFYKFLLRERKVKENPFALAALPKKEQKIPNFLYPQELECLFRVNDINTAIGQRNQALLELLYATGVRISECCHIQLSDIDFSVSTILIHGKGSKQRYVPFGRFAKEALERYIRQGRRELLENAKTDHAYLFVNARGNPLTPRGARYILDEIVKKAALTQHISPHVLRHTFATHLLNEGADMRTVQELLGHAHLSSTQVYTHVTKDRLRHIYLHTHPRA is encoded by the coding sequence ATGGAAAATTCGAAAATTGCGTTACAATTGTTCATAGAATATTTACAAATCGAAAAAAATTATTCACAATATACTATTGTGTGTTACCGCCAAGATATCGAACAGTTTTTCGAATTTATGCATGAGCAGGGGATCGAGCATTTACATGAAGTAACATATAGCGATGTTCGTCTTTATTTAACGAAACTCTATAACCAAAAGCAGTCAAGCCGCTCCATTTCGCGGAAAATTTCCAGCCTGCGCAGTTTTTATAAGTTTTTGCTACGGGAGCGGAAAGTGAAGGAAAATCCGTTCGCGCTTGCAGCGCTGCCGAAAAAAGAACAAAAAATTCCTAATTTTTTATATCCGCAGGAATTAGAATGCCTTTTTCGTGTCAATGATATAAATACGGCGATCGGACAGCGCAACCAAGCGCTGCTCGAACTTCTTTACGCAACCGGCGTTCGCATTAGTGAATGTTGTCACATTCAGCTTTCCGACATCGATTTTTCTGTGTCAACGATTTTAATCCATGGCAAAGGAAGTAAACAACGCTATGTTCCGTTCGGCCGTTTTGCGAAAGAGGCGTTAGAACGCTACATCCGCCAGGGGCGGCGAGAGCTTCTTGAAAACGCGAAAACCGATCATGCGTATTTGTTTGTCAACGCCCGCGGCAATCCGTTGACACCTCGGGGGGCACGTTATATTTTGGATGAGATCGTCAAAAAGGCGGCGCTTACGCAACATATTAGCCCGCACGTATTAAGGCATACGTTTGCGACCCATTTATTAAATGAAGGAGCGGATATGCGTACCGTTCAAGAATTGCTCGGACATGCGCACCTTTCATCGACGCAAGTGTATACCCATGTCACGAAAGACAGACTTCGCCACATTTATTTACATACGCATCCGCGGGCATAA
- the flgB gene encoding flagellar basal body rod protein FlgB yields the protein MSLFSHTIRMLEQGLDYAALREKVIANNIANADTPNYKAKDVQFKAELDRAMNSLEAKRTNPKHLPFSHSVNEKFVVATRGNLVYNHNGNNVDIDQEMSDLAENQIYYNALIERLNGKLTTLKTVIKGGK from the coding sequence TTGTCACTGTTTTCACATACAATCAGGATGTTAGAACAGGGGCTTGATTATGCGGCATTGCGGGAAAAAGTGATTGCCAACAATATCGCCAATGCAGACACGCCAAATTATAAAGCGAAAGACGTTCAGTTTAAGGCGGAACTAGATCGCGCGATGAATTCGCTCGAGGCAAAACGGACAAATCCAAAACATTTGCCATTTTCCCATTCGGTGAATGAGAAATTTGTCGTAGCGACAAGAGGAAATCTGGTTTACAATCATAATGGAAACAATGTCGATATTGATCAAGAAATGTCAGATTTAGCAGAAAATCAAATTTATTACAATGCGTTAATCGAACGGCTGAACGGAAAATTGACAACGTTAAAAACCGTCATTAAGGGAGGAAAATAA
- the fliI gene encoding flagellar protein export ATPase FliI, which yields MNWQAVLDEIDKLDSYKRFGKVSRVIGLMIEAKGPESSVGDLCYIHVGSGRQKIAAEVVGFKEQHVLLMPFSTIQHISPGCMVEATGKPLQVYVGSSLIGQVLGPLGLPLDGSPLPQGLRPISIERNPPNPLTRPPIAEPIEVGVRLIDSLLAVGKGQRVGIFAGSGVGKSTLMGMIARHTNADINVIALIGERGREVREFLERDLGPEGLARSIVVVATSDQPALMRVKGAYTATAIAEYFRDQGMDVMFMMDSVTRVAMAQREIGLAIGEPPTTKGYTPSVFAVLPKLLERTGTNAYGTITAFYTVLVDGDDMNEPIADTVRGILDGHFVLERHLANKGQYPAINVLKSVSRVMNHIVTPEHRQAADKLRQLLSTYIDSEDLINIGAYKRGSSKEIDEAIRFYPKIMSFCKQDVHEKMTRDESIEMLLHLVQTG from the coding sequence CTGAACTGGCAAGCTGTCCTTGATGAGATTGACAAGCTCGATTCGTATAAACGGTTTGGCAAAGTGTCGCGCGTCATCGGCTTAATGATTGAAGCAAAAGGACCGGAAAGTTCGGTTGGCGACCTCTGTTATATTCACGTCGGCAGCGGCAGACAAAAAATCGCGGCAGAAGTAGTCGGGTTTAAAGAGCAGCATGTATTGCTCATGCCGTTTTCGACCATTCAGCATATTTCGCCGGGATGTATGGTGGAAGCAACAGGGAAGCCGCTGCAGGTGTACGTCGGCTCTTCGTTAATAGGCCAAGTGCTTGGCCCGCTTGGGCTCCCTCTTGACGGCAGCCCATTGCCGCAAGGATTGCGGCCGATTTCCATCGAACGCAATCCACCCAATCCGCTCACAAGGCCGCCGATCGCGGAACCGATTGAAGTAGGAGTGCGTCTCATTGACAGCTTGCTTGCCGTCGGCAAAGGACAGCGCGTTGGCATTTTTGCCGGCTCCGGCGTCGGCAAAAGCACGCTGATGGGGATGATCGCCCGCCATACGAACGCCGATATAAATGTGATCGCGTTAATTGGCGAACGCGGGCGTGAAGTACGTGAATTTCTTGAACGCGACCTTGGTCCGGAAGGATTAGCGCGCTCGATTGTCGTTGTCGCCACCTCTGATCAGCCCGCGCTGATGCGCGTAAAAGGAGCGTATACTGCCACCGCGATCGCCGAATATTTCCGCGACCAAGGAATGGATGTCATGTTTATGATGGATTCGGTGACGCGCGTGGCGATGGCACAGAGGGAAATCGGGCTGGCGATCGGCGAGCCGCCGACAACAAAAGGCTATACGCCGTCCGTGTTTGCGGTTTTGCCCAAACTGTTAGAGCGTACAGGGACAAACGCGTACGGCACGATCACCGCTTTTTATACGGTGCTTGTCGACGGTGACGATATGAATGAACCGATCGCCGATACGGTCCGCGGCATTTTGGACGGTCATTTCGTCCTCGAGCGCCACTTAGCCAATAAAGGGCAGTACCCGGCGATTAACGTATTAAAAAGCGTAAGCCGCGTGATGAACCATATTGTTACTCCGGAACACCGGCAAGCGGCAGACAAACTGCGTCAGCTTCTGTCTACTTATATAGATTCGGAGGACTTAATCAATATAGGGGCGTACAAGCGCGGATCTTCAAAAGAAATTGATGAGGCGATTCGGTTTTACCCGAAAATTATGTCGTTTTGCAAACAAGATGTGCATGAAAAAATGACGAGGGATGAAAGTATTGAAATGCTGCTTCATCTCGTGCAAACAGGGTGA
- the fliF gene encoding flagellar basal-body MS-ring/collar protein FliF, with product MSNKLKEWINRFTLFWKERTKKQKWMAISGLILFIAAVSAVVFFTTRTEFVPLYSNLTPQEAGQIKATLDQRGIKSEIADNGTTIKVPKELVDSLKVELAAEGIPNSGVIDYSFFGKNASFGMTDNEFNMVKLKAMQNELANLMKSIDGVEDAKVMINLPQPSLFVSDDKEEASASIVLKTKPGYQFSDQQIKALYHLVAKSVPNLPTDNIVIMNQFFEYFDLKNDEKFSTGTTFAAQQEIKKQIERDIQRQVQQMLGTMMGQDKVVVSVTADVDFTQEKREEDLVAPVDEKNNEGIAVSVQRIKETYSGNGARPGGTAGTGENEVPSYQAGTGETNGDYERTEETINNEVNKIKKHIVESPYKIRDLGIQVMVEPPDPKNPNSLPPQTISDIQKILGTIVRTSIDKEDGQTLTDQDINNRVVVSVQKFNGKTMFAEPKQTIPMWVYIAGGAALVLLIVLAVLLWRQRREDEEEEEEMFEQPVVQQIPDIHEEHETEATMRRKQLERLAKEKPDEFAKLLRTWLSEE from the coding sequence ATGAGCAATAAATTAAAGGAATGGATCAATCGTTTTACTTTATTTTGGAAAGAAAGAACAAAAAAACAAAAATGGATGGCTATTTCCGGCCTTATTCTTTTCATTGCGGCCGTCAGCGCGGTCGTCTTTTTCACGACGAGAACCGAGTTTGTGCCGCTATACAGCAATTTAACGCCGCAGGAGGCAGGGCAGATTAAGGCCACGCTTGATCAACGAGGCATTAAATCGGAAATAGCTGATAACGGCACGACGATCAAAGTGCCAAAAGAACTGGTCGATTCGCTAAAAGTAGAATTAGCGGCAGAAGGAATACCAAACAGCGGCGTCATTGATTATTCTTTTTTTGGGAAAAATGCCAGCTTTGGCATGACCGATAACGAATTTAACATGGTCAAGCTGAAAGCGATGCAAAATGAGCTTGCTAATTTAATGAAAAGCATTGACGGTGTGGAAGATGCGAAAGTAATGATTAATCTTCCGCAACCGAGCTTGTTTGTTTCCGATGATAAAGAGGAAGCATCCGCTTCGATCGTATTGAAAACAAAACCGGGATACCAGTTTAGCGATCAGCAAATTAAAGCATTGTATCATCTTGTTGCGAAAAGCGTTCCTAATCTTCCTACAGATAATATCGTTATTATGAATCAATTTTTTGAGTATTTTGATTTAAAAAATGATGAAAAGTTTTCGACAGGTACAACATTTGCCGCCCAGCAAGAAATAAAAAAACAAATTGAACGCGATATCCAGCGGCAAGTCCAGCAAATGTTAGGAACGATGATGGGGCAGGATAAGGTCGTCGTATCGGTAACGGCAGATGTCGACTTTACTCAAGAAAAGCGGGAAGAAGATCTTGTCGCCCCTGTCGATGAAAAAAACAATGAAGGCATTGCCGTAAGCGTGCAGCGTATTAAAGAAACGTATTCCGGCAATGGCGCCCGTCCTGGCGGAACCGCCGGTACAGGCGAAAACGAGGTGCCGAGCTATCAGGCCGGTACAGGTGAGACAAACGGCGATTATGAGCGGACGGAAGAGACGATTAACAACGAAGTGAATAAAATTAAAAAACATATTGTCGAAAGCCCCTATAAAATTCGCGATCTAGGCATTCAAGTGATGGTAGAGCCTCCTGACCCGAAAAATCCGAACTCGCTGCCGCCGCAGACGATCAGCGACATTCAAAAAATATTAGGAACGATTGTGAGAACGTCGATTGATAAAGAAGATGGACAGACATTAACCGATCAAGATATTAATAACCGCGTCGTTGTTTCAGTGCAAAAATTCAACGGAAAAACAATGTTTGCCGAACCAAAACAGACGATCCCTATGTGGGTCTATATTGCTGGTGGCGCAGCGCTTGTTCTGCTTATTGTTCTGGCCGTTTTATTGTGGCGCCAGCGCCGGGAAGACGAGGAAGAGGAAGAAGAAATGTTCGAGCAGCCGGTTGTGCAGCAAATTCCGGACATTCATGAAGAGCATGAGACGGAAGCAACGATGCGCCGCAAACAGTTAGAACGACTCGCCAAAGAAAAGCCGGATGAATTTGCAAAACTGCTAAGAACGTGGTTATCGGAAGAGTAG
- the flgC gene encoding flagellar basal body rod protein FlgC, with amino-acid sequence MSIFQSLNITASALTAQRLRMDVISSNMANIDTTRARFVNGEWEPYRRKLVVMEPRQEGFSTYLQAAMNRSDSVGSGVKVTKIIEDSTPFKLVYDPSHPDAGRDGYVRLPNVDPLKEMVDLIGATRSYEANVTVFNASKGMLMKALEIGK; translated from the coding sequence ATGTCTATTTTCCAAAGTTTAAATATTACTGCCTCGGCGCTGACGGCCCAGCGGCTGCGCATGGATGTGATTTCTTCCAATATGGCTAACATAGATACGACGCGGGCGCGTTTCGTCAATGGAGAGTGGGAGCCGTATCGCCGCAAACTAGTAGTAATGGAACCGCGTCAGGAAGGTTTTTCTACATATTTACAAGCAGCAATGAATCGCTCGGATTCGGTAGGAAGTGGAGTAAAAGTAACAAAAATTATAGAGGACTCGACTCCTTTTAAACTTGTTTACGACCCTTCCCATCCTGATGCAGGACGCGACGGCTATGTCCGTCTGCCAAATGTCGATCCGCTGAAAGAAATGGTTGATCTCATCGGTGCAACAAGGTCCTATGAAGCGAACGTCACCGTTTTTAATGCATCGAAAGGAATGTTAATGAAAGCGTTAGAGATTGGCAAATAA
- the fliH gene encoding flagellar assembly protein FliH, whose translation MISLSNVIKALSLKNRVGKKTIEIKHIFHEPPYETTKQQEDYETVMEQVKQEAAQIRQEAEQYYEAMHQQVLKEKEEWHIEKEQLVQLAREEGYQAGFEKGRQEALEHYDELIAKARHITELANVQFYEQINASAETILRIGMKVAERIIGEALGKDQNYFFSLVKRVLKEVREQTEVTIYVHPLSYEIVARQKEELESLFPHEVDLFIHPDDELEEYGCLIETPFGRIDASVDTQLAQIKEKLFERIKEGMSTELASCP comes from the coding sequence ATGATATCATTGTCTAACGTCATTAAAGCACTGTCACTAAAAAATCGCGTTGGTAAAAAAACGATTGAAATTAAGCACATTTTTCATGAACCGCCGTATGAAACGACAAAACAGCAAGAAGACTACGAAACGGTCATGGAACAAGTGAAACAGGAAGCAGCGCAAATCAGGCAGGAAGCAGAGCAATATTATGAAGCGATGCATCAGCAAGTGCTGAAAGAAAAAGAGGAGTGGCACATCGAAAAGGAGCAGCTTGTTCAATTAGCGCGGGAGGAAGGATACCAAGCCGGATTCGAAAAAGGCCGTCAAGAAGCGCTAGAGCACTATGACGAGCTGATCGCAAAAGCCCGTCATATTACCGAATTGGCGAACGTCCAATTTTACGAACAAATCAACGCATCGGCGGAAACGATTCTCCGCATTGGCATGAAAGTGGCGGAGCGCATTATCGGTGAGGCGTTAGGAAAAGATCAAAATTATTTTTTCTCGCTTGTAAAACGGGTGCTCAAAGAAGTTCGCGAGCAAACGGAAGTGACGATTTACGTCCATCCGCTTTCCTATGAAATAGTGGCAAGGCAAAAAGAAGAGTTAGAATCGCTATTTCCTCATGAAGTTGATTTATTTATCCATCCAGACGATGAGCTCGAAGAGTATGGCTGTCTTATCGAAACGCCGTTCGGGCGCATCGATGCGAGCGTCGATACACAGCTTGCGCAAATAAAAGAGAAGCTGTTCGAGCGGATAAAGGAGGGAATGTCCACTGAACTGGCAAGCTGTCCTTGA